A single genomic interval of Thermus antranikianii DSM 12462 harbors:
- a CDS encoding Clp1/GlmU family protein, translating to MLLLAGPTDTGKSTLALRLLEKAKEAYLLDLDPGQGALPGAFTLFHYREGTLTPLRRYLLGALSPRGMEAQAVVGALRLARLIPKGSPTVADTDGYLDPGFRLLQIEALVPAEVLVLGWEELYQALSWRKDLRARLAPPLQGVRRKTPAERRKNRLERLFAHFQGARPRPLPLGRVPAYLMVPPEPHRLYGLLDEEGFLLGYGRLLAWAGDEGLFLTPVGEEVARVVPTRLLFPIPALPG from the coding sequence ATGCTCCTCCTGGCTGGCCCCACGGATACCGGCAAGTCCACCCTGGCCTTAAGGCTTCTGGAAAAGGCCAAGGAAGCCTACCTCCTGGACCTGGACCCGGGGCAGGGAGCCCTGCCCGGGGCCTTCACCCTCTTCCACTACCGGGAAGGAACCCTCACCCCCCTACGCCGCTACCTTCTGGGGGCCCTGTCCCCTAGAGGGATGGAGGCGCAGGCGGTGGTGGGGGCCCTGCGCTTAGCCCGCCTCATCCCCAAAGGAAGCCCCACCGTAGCCGACACGGATGGCTACCTGGACCCCGGGTTTCGGCTCTTACAGATAGAGGCCCTGGTGCCCGCCGAGGTCCTGGTCCTGGGGTGGGAGGAACTTTACCAGGCCCTTTCCTGGCGCAAGGACCTAAGGGCGCGCCTGGCCCCGCCCCTTCAGGGGGTCCGCAGGAAAACCCCGGCCGAGAGGCGGAAAAACCGCCTGGAAAGGCTTTTTGCCCACTTCCAGGGGGCCAGGCCCCGCCCCCTTCCCCTCGGTCGCGTGCCCGCATACCTTATGGTGCCCCCCGAGCCCCACCGGCTTTACGGGCTCCTGGACGAGGAAGGGTTCCTCCTGGGCTACGGGCGGCTTCTAGCCTGGGCGGGGGACGAGGGGCTTTTCCTCACCCCCGTGGGGGAGGAGGTGGCCAGGGTGGTACCCACCCGGCTTCTCTTCCCTATCCCCGCACTACCAGGTTGA
- a CDS encoding acyl-CoA dehydrogenase family protein — translation MGLWFEESQEERAVLGPFREFLKAEVAPGAAERDRTGAFPFELVRKLAQFGVFGATVPEAYGGAGLKSRLFARMVEEIAYYDGALALTVASHNSLATGHILLAGDERQKETFLPKLASGEALGAWGLTEPGSGSDAAALKTRAEPVSGGYVLNGTKQFITQGSVAGVYVIVARTDPAPSPERKHLGISAFAFFRPEKGLRIGRKEEKLGLNASDTAQLVLEDLFVPEDSLLGERGKGFYDVLKVLDGGRIGIAAMAVGLGRAALDYALRYAKQREAFGRPIAEYQGVSFKLAEAATELEAARLLYLKAAELKDAGRPYTLEAAQAKLFASEVAVKACDEAIQVLGGYGYIKDYPVERYWRDARLTRIGEGTSEILKLVIARRLLESV, via the coding sequence ATGGGGCTCTGGTTTGAGGAAAGCCAGGAGGAGCGGGCAGTCTTGGGGCCCTTCCGCGAGTTTCTGAAGGCGGAGGTGGCCCCGGGGGCGGCGGAGAGGGACCGCACGGGGGCCTTTCCCTTTGAGCTGGTGAGGAAGCTCGCCCAGTTCGGCGTCTTCGGGGCCACGGTGCCCGAGGCCTATGGCGGGGCGGGGCTTAAAAGCCGGCTTTTCGCCCGTATGGTGGAGGAGATCGCCTATTACGACGGGGCCTTGGCCCTCACCGTGGCCAGCCACAACTCCTTGGCCACGGGGCATATCCTCCTTGCGGGGGACGAAAGGCAGAAGGAAACCTTCCTGCCCAAGCTGGCCTCGGGGGAGGCCCTGGGGGCCTGGGGGCTTACGGAGCCGGGGTCGGGTTCGGATGCCGCTGCCCTTAAAACCCGGGCCGAGCCGGTGTCCGGGGGATATGTGCTCAATGGCACCAAGCAGTTCATCACCCAGGGGAGCGTGGCCGGGGTCTACGTGATCGTGGCCCGCACCGACCCGGCTCCAAGCCCGGAGAGGAAGCACCTGGGCATCTCCGCCTTCGCCTTTTTCCGTCCGGAAAAGGGTCTTCGCATCGGCCGCAAGGAGGAGAAGCTGGGCCTGAACGCCTCGGACACCGCCCAGCTGGTCCTCGAGGACCTCTTCGTGCCCGAGGACAGCCTTTTGGGGGAGAGGGGCAAGGGGTTTTACGATGTGCTCAAGGTGCTGGATGGGGGCAGGATCGGCATCGCCGCCATGGCGGTGGGCCTGGGAAGGGCGGCCTTGGACTACGCCCTCCGCTACGCCAAACAAAGGGAGGCCTTCGGCAGGCCTATTGCCGAGTACCAGGGGGTTTCCTTCAAGCTGGCGGAGGCAGCCACGGAGCTGGAGGCGGCAAGGCTTCTTTACCTGAAGGCGGCGGAGCTTAAGGACGCGGGAAGGCCCTATACCCTTGAGGCCGCCCAGGCCAAGCTCTTCGCCAGCGAGGTGGCGGTGAAGGCCTGCGACGAGGCCATCCAGGTCCTGGGGGGGTACGGGTACATCAAGGACTACCCCGTGGAGCGCTACTGGCGCGACGCCCGCCTGACCCGCATCGGGGAGGGTACCAGCGAGATCCTGAAGCTGGTCATTGCCCGGCGCCTTCTAGAGTCGGTGTGA
- the rlmN gene encoding 23S rRNA (adenine(2503)-C(2))-methyltransferase RlmN, whose protein sequence is MKPILELLPEELPGEGYRKAQIAHWLYARGAMDFSEMTDLPKSLREALAGEWRISEFALVEAYPSRDGSVKYLFTLLDGRKTEAVYMPYENRKTVCLSSMVGCPAGCTFCATGALGFGRNLTAAEILSQLLAIAHHQGISPRDIRNVVLMGMGEPLLNLGNVLKAIRIMLHPKGLAMSPRRITLSTVGIPKGIYRLAEEDLGVRLALSLHAPDDETRRKIIPTAHRYSVGEILEAVRHYYARTKRRVTFEYTLLKGLNDHPWQARLLAKLLKGISAHVNLIPFNPWEGAPVKGTPKAGILAFAEELRRLGIPTSIRFSRGQDVGAACGQLALKAPKALTFTPTLEGAGQ, encoded by the coding sequence ATGAAACCCATCCTGGAACTCCTCCCCGAAGAGCTTCCCGGCGAGGGCTACCGCAAGGCCCAGATCGCCCACTGGCTCTACGCCCGGGGGGCCATGGACTTCTCCGAGATGACCGACCTGCCCAAGAGCCTCCGGGAAGCCCTGGCCGGGGAGTGGCGCATCTCCGAGTTTGCCCTGGTGGAGGCCTACCCAAGCCGGGACGGAAGCGTCAAGTACCTCTTCACCCTGCTGGACGGAAGGAAGACGGAAGCCGTCTACATGCCCTACGAGAACCGCAAGACTGTCTGCCTCTCCAGCATGGTGGGCTGCCCCGCGGGGTGCACCTTCTGCGCCACCGGGGCCTTGGGCTTTGGCCGCAACCTCACCGCGGCGGAGATCCTTTCCCAGCTCCTGGCCATCGCCCACCACCAGGGTATCTCCCCCAGGGATATCCGAAACGTGGTCCTCATGGGCATGGGGGAGCCCCTCCTGAACCTGGGCAACGTGCTTAAGGCCATCCGCATCATGCTCCATCCCAAGGGCCTGGCCATGAGCCCAAGGCGCATCACCCTCTCCACCGTGGGCATTCCCAAGGGCATCTACCGCCTGGCGGAGGAGGACCTTGGGGTGCGCCTTGCCCTTTCCCTCCATGCCCCCGACGACGAGACCCGCAGGAAGATCATCCCCACCGCTCACCGCTACTCCGTGGGGGAGATCCTCGAGGCGGTGCGCCACTACTACGCCAGGACCAAAAGGCGGGTCACCTTTGAGTACACCCTCCTGAAGGGTTTAAACGACCATCCCTGGCAGGCCCGGCTTCTCGCCAAGCTCCTTAAGGGCATAAGCGCCCACGTGAACCTGATTCCCTTTAACCCCTGGGAAGGTGCCCCGGTGAAAGGTACTCCCAAAGCGGGCATTCTGGCCTTCGCGGAGGAGCTGAGGCGCCTGGGAATTCCCACCTCCATCCGCTTCAGCCGAGGGCAGGACGTAGGGGCAGCCTGCGGCCAGCTGGCCTTAAAGGCCCCCAAGGCCCTCACCTTCACACCGACTCTAGAAGGCGCCGGGCAATGA
- a CDS encoding Uma2 family endonuclease translates to MTERSLRPLTEEEYLALEEASPVRHELVGGIPYAMAGASLDHNLIVTNLVALLKPLARAQGCRVYSETARLKVSEDTFYYPDVMVVCGPKAHPLYETAPCLVVEVLSPGTEAQDRREKLSHYLRLPSLQAYLLLEGARPGGVLYRKTPSGFREERLEELLILPCPEGTLKLEEIYEGVA, encoded by the coding sequence ATGACCGAGCGGTCCTTGCGCCCGCTAACGGAAGAGGAATACCTGGCCCTGGAAGAGGCCAGCCCCGTGCGCCACGAGCTGGTAGGGGGCATCCCTTATGCCATGGCCGGGGCCAGCCTGGACCACAACCTCATCGTCACCAACCTGGTGGCCCTCCTAAAACCCTTGGCCCGGGCCCAAGGATGCCGGGTCTACAGCGAAACCGCCCGGCTTAAGGTTTCCGAGGACACCTTCTACTACCCAGATGTCATGGTGGTCTGCGGCCCCAAGGCCCATCCCCTCTACGAAACCGCCCCTTGCCTGGTGGTGGAGGTTCTCTCCCCCGGTACCGAGGCCCAGGACCGGCGGGAAAAGCTTTCGCATTACCTTAGGCTCCCCAGTCTCCAGGCCTATCTCCTCCTGGAGGGGGCCAGGCCGGGAGGCGTCCTTTACCGCAAAACCCCTTCGGGCTTTCGGGAGGAAAGGCTGGAGGAACTCCTTATCCTCCCCTGCCCGGAGGGGACCTTGAAGCTTGAGGAAATCTACGAGGGCGTGGCATGA
- a CDS encoding molybdenum cofactor biosynthesis protein, with protein sequence MRVEVRLFALYREQAGTDRLFLELPEGARVLHAKEALEKRFPSLRLEGGMAAVNQALAQGETPLKEGDEVAFLPPVSGGQDSYGLTHEPLDLKALVDWATAPEYGAVVSFLGTTRSPNRGEEVAFLEYEAYPGMAEKVMAEIIGEMRSRWPLGRVALWHRLGRVNPGEASIAIVVSARHRPEAFAACQYAIDRVKQILPVWKKEHRPDGSFWVEGFAPEEHRL encoded by the coding sequence ATGCGGGTTGAAGTGCGGCTCTTCGCCCTTTACCGGGAACAGGCGGGCACGGACCGCCTCTTCCTGGAGCTGCCCGAAGGAGCCCGGGTACTACATGCTAAAGAAGCCCTGGAGAAGCGTTTCCCCAGCCTAAGGCTGGAGGGCGGCATGGCGGCGGTGAACCAGGCCCTGGCCCAAGGGGAAACCCCCCTAAAGGAGGGGGACGAGGTGGCCTTTCTGCCCCCGGTCTCGGGAGGACAGGACTCCTACGGCCTCACCCATGAACCCCTGGACCTGAAGGCCCTGGTGGACTGGGCCACCGCCCCCGAGTATGGGGCGGTGGTGAGCTTCCTGGGCACCACCCGAAGCCCCAACCGGGGGGAGGAGGTGGCCTTTTTGGAGTACGAGGCCTATCCCGGCATGGCGGAAAAGGTCATGGCGGAGATCATCGGGGAGATGCGCTCCCGCTGGCCCCTGGGCCGGGTGGCCCTCTGGCACCGCCTGGGCCGGGTGAACCCCGGGGAGGCCTCCATCGCCATCGTGGTTTCAGCCCGGCACCGCCCCGAGGCCTTCGCCGCCTGCCAGTACGCCATCGACCGGGTGAAGCAGATCCTCCCCGTCTGGAAGAAGGAGCACCGGCCGGACGGTAGCTTCTGGGTGGAGGGTTTCGCCCCAGAGGAGCACCGCCTCTAG
- a CDS encoding HrcA family transcriptional regulator has translation MTARQRAILYLLVEEYIKTKAPVPSARLAEGLGLSPALARYELIALEEMGYLSKPHASAGRVPTRQAFRQYSLSLLPPKPLPEATQERLQRALEGAREPEAFLVKMAVGLSGYPALLRLRPRNSPKVLQVHLSPLPEGTLAVFVLEGGRVKEARLPLTLSPERLRQAEEALSGPFTALPPAPRGLEELFAHLSRALSAGLSLVYREGLAEALKEPEAKDPGFLERLVALYEAGGDEAVLTPPGRVDVRVGEVEGLAQVQAGFARGEWLGELVLLGPMRMRYLEALSVASSLSRVYTGQHAG, from the coding sequence GTGACGGCCAGGCAGCGGGCCATCCTTTACCTCCTAGTGGAGGAATACATCAAGACCAAAGCCCCTGTGCCCTCGGCGAGGCTGGCCGAGGGCCTGGGGCTATCCCCTGCCCTGGCCCGGTATGAGCTCATCGCCCTCGAGGAGATGGGCTACCTCTCCAAGCCCCACGCCTCCGCCGGAAGGGTCCCCACCCGGCAGGCCTTCCGCCAGTACTCCCTTTCCCTCCTCCCCCCAAAACCCCTTCCCGAGGCCACCCAGGAGCGGCTCCAGCGGGCCCTGGAGGGGGCCAGGGAACCCGAGGCCTTCTTGGTGAAGATGGCGGTGGGGCTTTCCGGGTACCCTGCCCTTTTGCGCTTGAGGCCCAGGAACTCTCCCAAGGTGCTCCAGGTCCACCTCTCCCCCCTGCCGGAAGGCACCCTGGCGGTTTTCGTCCTGGAAGGGGGAAGGGTGAAGGAGGCCCGCCTTCCCCTCACCCTCTCGCCGGAGCGCCTAAGACAGGCAGAGGAGGCCCTCTCCGGACCCTTTACCGCCTTGCCCCCGGCTCCCAGGGGCCTCGAGGAACTTTTCGCCCATCTCTCCCGGGCCCTTTCCGCAGGCCTCTCCCTCGTCTACCGGGAGGGGCTGGCCGAGGCCTTAAAGGAACCGGAGGCCAAGGACCCTGGCTTTCTAGAGCGCCTGGTGGCCCTTTATGAAGCCGGGGGGGATGAGGCAGTCCTGACCCCTCCCGGCCGGGTGGACGTGCGGGTGGGGGAGGTGGAGGGCTTGGCTCAGGTGCAGGCGGGCTTCGCCCGGGGGGAGTGGCTGGGGGAGCTGGTGCTCCTGGGACCCATGCGCATGCGCTACCTCGAGGCCCTCTCCGTGGCCTCGAGCCTCAGCCGGGTCTATACTGGGCAGCATGCGGGTTGA
- a CDS encoding P-II family nitrogen regulator, whose product MKLIVAIIRPEKLQDVLEALFRAEVRGLSISRIQGHGGETERVETYRGTTVKMALHEKIRLEIGVSEPFVRPTVEAILKAARTGEVGDGKIFVLPVEKVYRIRTGEEDEAAVTPVQ is encoded by the coding sequence ATGAAGCTCATCGTGGCCATCATCCGGCCGGAGAAGCTCCAGGACGTCCTGGAAGCCCTCTTCAGGGCGGAGGTGCGGGGGCTGTCCATCAGCAGGATCCAGGGGCACGGGGGGGAAACGGAAAGGGTGGAAACCTACCGGGGCACCACGGTGAAGATGGCCCTGCACGAAAAGATCCGCCTGGAGATCGGGGTGTCCGAGCCCTTCGTAAGGCCCACGGTGGAGGCCATCCTCAAAGCCGCCCGCACCGGGGAGGTGGGGGACGGAAAGATCTTCGTTTTGCCGGTGGAGAAGGTCTACCGGATCCGCACCGGGGAGGAGGACGAGGCTGCCGTGACCCCGGTACAATAA
- a CDS encoding ammonium transporter codes for MRKTLFLAVSGLSGLALAEGVDGAATAWMLVSTALVLLMTPALAFFYGGLVRSKNALNTMMMSFAALGFVGVGWALLGYSLAFGEGGPWLGSLDHALLKGVGLEAKGEIPHLLFMAFQGTFAIITAALLTGGMVERMRFPALLLFLSLWGLLVYAPLAHWVWGGGFLGSLGALDFAGGTVVHINAGIAALVGALVLGARKDYGRQAILPHNVPFTLLGAALLWFGWFGFNGGSALSSGALASLAFVNTLLAPAATLTTWALLDLLRTGKVTAVGLATAIVVGLVAITPAAGFVSPLSALVLGAVSAFPSYFFLLWRPRTRLDDSLDVFGAHGIAGITGALLTGLLAEKTWNGVADGFLFGNPMQLAIQALAVGVAVAYSALGTFLLLKLTNLLTPLRASPKEEGLGLDVTQHGEEAYVEGEGAILVLSEASPPALKPAGGKA; via the coding sequence ATGCGGAAAACCCTATTCCTAGCGGTGAGCGGGCTCTCAGGACTGGCCTTGGCAGAAGGGGTGGATGGAGCAGCCACGGCCTGGATGCTGGTCTCCACGGCCTTGGTGCTCCTCATGACCCCGGCCCTGGCCTTCTTCTACGGCGGCCTGGTGCGGAGCAAGAACGCCTTGAACACCATGATGATGAGCTTCGCCGCCTTAGGCTTCGTGGGAGTGGGCTGGGCGCTCCTCGGCTACAGCCTGGCCTTTGGCGAGGGCGGTCCCTGGCTAGGGAGCCTAGACCACGCCCTTCTGAAGGGAGTGGGCCTCGAGGCCAAGGGGGAGATCCCCCATCTCCTCTTCATGGCCTTCCAGGGCACCTTTGCCATCATCACCGCCGCCCTCCTCACGGGGGGCATGGTGGAAAGGATGCGCTTTCCCGCCCTCCTTCTCTTCCTGAGCCTCTGGGGGCTTTTGGTCTACGCTCCCCTGGCCCACTGGGTCTGGGGTGGAGGATTTTTGGGCTCCTTGGGAGCCCTGGACTTCGCCGGGGGCACAGTGGTGCACATCAACGCTGGCATAGCCGCCCTGGTGGGGGCCTTGGTCTTGGGGGCCCGGAAGGACTACGGCCGCCAGGCCATCCTGCCCCACAACGTGCCCTTTACCCTCCTGGGAGCGGCCCTTCTTTGGTTCGGCTGGTTCGGATTCAACGGGGGAAGCGCCCTGAGCTCCGGGGCCCTGGCGAGCCTGGCCTTCGTGAACACCCTCCTCGCCCCCGCGGCCACCCTCACCACCTGGGCTCTTTTGGACCTCCTGCGCACCGGCAAGGTCACGGCGGTGGGCCTGGCCACCGCCATCGTGGTGGGCCTGGTGGCCATCACCCCGGCGGCGGGGTTCGTATCCCCCCTGTCCGCCCTGGTGCTGGGGGCGGTGAGCGCCTTCCCCAGCTACTTCTTCCTGCTCTGGCGGCCCAGGACCCGGCTGGACGACTCCCTGGACGTATTCGGCGCCCACGGGATTGCGGGCATCACCGGCGCCCTCCTCACTGGCCTTCTGGCGGAGAAGACCTGGAACGGAGTAGCAGACGGCTTCCTCTTCGGCAACCCCATGCAGCTCGCCATCCAAGCTTTGGCGGTGGGGGTGGCGGTGGCCTACTCTGCCCTCGGCACCTTCCTCCTCCTTAAGCTCACGAACCTCCTTACCCCCTTGCGGGCGAGCCCCAAGGAGGAAGGGCTGGGCCTGGACGTGACCCAGCACGGGGAGGAAGCCTACGTGGAAGGCGAGGGGGCCATCCTGGTGCTCTCCGAGGCCAGCCCCCCTGCCCTCAAGCCCGCAGGAGGTAAAGCATGA
- a CDS encoding ATP-binding protein: MTWEELLERLSLGQDERTLFLPPDLSPEELARYAAGLANHRGGILFLGVDGEGRVVGASEIHPLQITHALFQLTQGLLLPYVEVIEGPMGRVLALHVPQSPAAIAVGAGRVPFWDGKRLTELRMGQALPEPDFTAQVLPAASLSDLDPVEVLRLRRILEERGSNLAALPDLELLFALGLLERVEGQDKPTVAGLLLAGTPLALKRLLPQAEVSYYYHEAGVDPEGYAFREDILRSIPALLERLRDLIQARNRVRYLTVGLFRLEIWDFDQEVYREALLNALIHRDWQSPDAIQVHHYPDRLEVSNPGSFPPGITPENILRHPPKRRNPRLAEALYRLGYVERAGSGVDKMYRLLLKYGKEPPEYRLYPEALTLVLYNPELDEAFVRELAEAQERLGGFSLDHLITVGHLRRVGEATLEELARALQLPLEATRKVLTRMERMGLLRKEGGRYYLVRRDPLGERALGLLANPLSRREVEAQLGLTPRATLALLNRLIREGKVERMGRGAATRYRRRV; encoded by the coding sequence GTGACGTGGGAAGAACTCTTGGAGCGGCTTTCTTTGGGACAGGACGAGCGTACCCTCTTCCTGCCCCCGGACCTTTCCCCGGAGGAGCTGGCCCGCTACGCCGCAGGTCTAGCCAACCACCGGGGCGGGATTCTCTTCCTGGGGGTGGATGGGGAGGGACGGGTGGTGGGAGCCTCGGAGATCCATCCCTTGCAGATCACCCATGCCCTTTTCCAACTCACCCAGGGGCTTCTCCTGCCCTATGTGGAGGTGATCGAGGGGCCTATGGGACGGGTTTTGGCCCTTCATGTACCGCAGAGCCCAGCGGCCATCGCCGTGGGGGCAGGGAGGGTGCCCTTTTGGGACGGCAAGAGGCTCACGGAGTTGAGGATGGGCCAGGCCCTGCCGGAGCCCGACTTTACCGCCCAGGTGTTGCCGGCGGCCAGCCTTTCCGACCTGGACCCGGTGGAGGTTTTGCGCCTTAGGCGCATCCTAGAGGAGCGGGGAAGCAATCTGGCGGCCTTGCCGGACCTGGAACTCCTCTTCGCCCTGGGGCTTTTGGAGCGGGTGGAGGGACAGGACAAGCCCACGGTGGCGGGCCTCCTTTTGGCGGGAACCCCCTTGGCCCTGAAGCGGCTTCTTCCCCAAGCGGAGGTGAGCTACTACTATCACGAGGCCGGCGTGGACCCGGAAGGCTACGCCTTCAGGGAGGATATTCTGCGCTCCATTCCCGCCCTTTTGGAGCGACTTAGGGACCTAATCCAGGCCAGGAACCGGGTTCGCTACCTCACGGTGGGCCTATTCCGCCTCGAAATCTGGGACTTTGACCAGGAAGTTTACCGGGAGGCCCTCTTAAACGCCTTGATCCACAGGGACTGGCAAAGCCCGGATGCCATCCAGGTGCACCACTACCCCGATCGCCTGGAGGTTTCCAACCCGGGGAGCTTCCCTCCCGGCATTACCCCGGAGAACATCCTCCGCCACCCCCCCAAAAGGCGGAATCCCCGTCTGGCTGAGGCCCTCTACCGGCTTGGCTACGTGGAGCGGGCGGGAAGCGGGGTGGACAAGATGTACCGCCTTCTCCTCAAGTACGGCAAAGAGCCTCCGGAGTACCGCCTTTACCCCGAGGCCCTCACCCTGGTCCTCTACAACCCAGAGTTGGACGAGGCCTTTGTGCGGGAGCTGGCCGAGGCTCAGGAGCGCCTGGGTGGCTTCAGCCTGGACCACCTCATCACCGTGGGCCACCTGCGGAGGGTGGGGGAGGCCACCCTCGAGGAGCTGGCCCGGGCCCTACAGCTTCCTTTGGAAGCTACCCGCAAGGTCCTCACCCGGATGGAGCGCATGGGCCTTTTGCGCAAGGAAGGGGGAAGGTACTACCTGGTGCGGCGCGATCCTTTGGGGGAAAGGGCCTTGGGCCTCCTGGCCAATCCCCTTTCCCGCCGGGAGGTGGAAGCCCAGCTGGGGCTTACCCCCAGGGCAACCCTAGCCTTGCTGAACCGGCTTATCCGGGAAGGCAAGGTGGAGCGGATGGGCCGGGGAGCCGCTACCCGTTACCGGAGGCGGGTCTAG
- a CDS encoding tRNA (cytidine(34)-2'-O)-methyltransferase, translated as MLHLVLFQPEIPQNTGNIARTAAALGWPLHLIRPLGFRLSDPRLKRAGLDYWPHVDLRLHDTWEAFWQSLPPGARVWAFSARGDTSLYRVSFQPGDYLLFGPETRGLPPEVLALFPRVYIPMPGPVRSLNLAVAVGVAAYEAYRQLHRA; from the coding sequence ATGCTTCACCTGGTCCTTTTCCAGCCGGAGATCCCACAGAATACCGGGAACATCGCCCGCACCGCCGCTGCCTTGGGCTGGCCCTTGCACCTTATCCGCCCCTTGGGCTTCCGCCTAAGCGACCCTCGGCTTAAGCGGGCGGGCCTGGACTACTGGCCCCACGTGGACCTGCGCCTTCACGATACCTGGGAGGCCTTCTGGCAAAGCCTGCCCCCGGGTGCGCGGGTCTGGGCCTTTAGCGCCCGGGGGGATACCTCCCTCTATAGGGTGAGCTTCCAGCCTGGGGACTACCTCCTCTTTGGCCCCGAAACCCGGGGGCTTCCCCCAGAGGTCCTGGCTCTTTTCCCCAGGGTGTACATCCCCATGCCGGGGCCGGTGCGCTCCTTAAATCTGGCGGTGGCCGTGGGGGTGGCGGCCTATGAGGCCTACCGGCAGCTTCATAGGGCATGA
- a CDS encoding histone deacetylase, which translates to MRAYTTAHLRVDLPQGHPFPLYKYQGVAEALKGLLPILPAPEVPREALHLAHRPEYVEKLFTEGLSRQESLRLGLPFSPSLLRRALFAAGGTLAAARDALELGLGLNLSGGTHHAYPDRAEGYSLFNDVAVAVAWLRREGFRGRVLVVDLDAHQGNGTAVFFQKDPTVFTLSLHGERNYPLRKERSDLDVGLPDGVGDEAYLYALDEALEIAQAFQPELVFYNAGVDVLKGDRFGRLGLSLEGVRKRDERVFRMVKTLGVPLVVVMGGGYNRDPRLTVEAHAGTYRLALSSLA; encoded by the coding sequence GTGCGGGCCTATACCACCGCCCACCTAAGGGTGGACCTCCCTCAGGGCCATCCCTTCCCCCTCTACAAGTACCAGGGGGTGGCGGAGGCCTTGAAGGGACTTCTTCCCATCCTGCCTGCCCCCGAGGTGCCCCGGGAAGCCCTTCATCTGGCCCACCGCCCGGAGTATGTGGAAAAGCTTTTCACCGAGGGGCTTTCCCGCCAGGAGTCCTTGCGCCTGGGCCTGCCCTTTAGTCCAAGCCTCCTCAGGCGTGCCCTCTTCGCGGCGGGGGGAACGCTGGCCGCCGCCAGGGATGCCCTGGAGTTGGGCCTCGGCCTGAACCTCTCTGGGGGCACCCACCATGCCTACCCCGACCGGGCCGAGGGGTATAGCCTTTTCAACGATGTGGCGGTGGCCGTGGCCTGGCTCAGGCGGGAGGGCTTCCGGGGCCGGGTTTTGGTGGTGGACCTGGACGCCCATCAGGGCAACGGCACCGCGGTCTTTTTCCAGAAAGACCCCACCGTTTTCACCCTTTCCCTCCACGGGGAGCGGAACTACCCCTTAAGGAAGGAGAGGAGCGACCTGGATGTGGGGCTTCCCGACGGCGTGGGGGACGAGGCCTACCTCTATGCCCTGGATGAGGCGTTGGAAATAGCCCAGGCTTTCCAGCCCGAGCTGGTTTTCTACAACGCCGGGGTGGACGTGCTAAAGGGGGATCGGTTTGGCCGCCTGGGTCTGAGCCTCGAGGGGGTACGGAAGCGGGATGAACGGGTTTTTCGCATGGTAAAGACCTTGGGGGTGCCCTTGGTGGTGGTGATGGGTGGGGGGTACAACCGCGACCCCCGGCTCACCGTGGAGGCCCATGCGGGGACCTACCGCCTGGCCCTGAGTTCCTTGGCGTAG